One window from the genome of Pseudonocardia hierapolitana encodes:
- a CDS encoding helix-turn-helix domain-containing protein: MRDPSSVAVLAYDGMSAFETGIVTEVFGISWPEIDVPWYALTICTETAEPVRMIGGATLHTPHGLDVLADAGTVIVPSVADPERAPSARVVAALRQAHDDGARLVSICTGAFALAGAGLLDGRRATTHWRHSDLLRRRHPRVEVDPAPLYVDDGDVLTSAGCAAGLDLCIHLVRRDHGAAVANAVARRLVIPPHREGGQAQYIEGPVVDDPEDNRIAHSMTWMLENLHRPITLDQLAERTHMSARSYLRRFQRCTGTSPIRWLIARRVQASLPLLERTDLGVEQIAAAVGFETPVTFRHHFSRAMRTSPSAYRRAFHPRESARLPAADAG; this comes from the coding sequence ATGCGTGATCCGAGCTCGGTCGCCGTACTCGCCTACGACGGGATGTCGGCCTTCGAGACCGGCATCGTCACCGAGGTGTTCGGCATCTCGTGGCCCGAGATCGACGTCCCCTGGTACGCGCTGACGATCTGCACCGAGACCGCCGAACCGGTCCGGATGATCGGCGGCGCCACGCTGCACACGCCGCACGGCCTCGACGTGCTGGCCGACGCCGGCACGGTGATCGTCCCCAGCGTGGCCGACCCGGAGCGGGCTCCGTCCGCACGGGTCGTCGCCGCACTGCGGCAGGCGCACGACGACGGGGCCCGGCTGGTGTCCATCTGCACCGGCGCGTTCGCGCTGGCCGGGGCCGGCCTGCTCGACGGGCGGAGGGCCACCACGCACTGGCGTCACAGCGACCTGCTGCGCCGCCGCCACCCGAGGGTCGAGGTCGATCCCGCACCGCTGTACGTCGACGACGGCGACGTGCTGACCAGCGCCGGCTGCGCGGCCGGTCTGGACCTGTGCATCCACCTCGTGCGCCGCGACCACGGCGCGGCGGTGGCGAACGCCGTCGCCCGCAGGTTGGTGATCCCACCGCACCGCGAAGGCGGGCAGGCCCAGTACATCGAGGGCCCGGTCGTGGACGATCCCGAGGACAACCGGATCGCCCACAGCATGACCTGGATGCTGGAGAACCTCCACCGGCCGATCACGCTCGACCAGCTCGCCGAGCGCACCCACATGTCGGCGCGCAGCTACCTGCGCCGGTTCCAGCGGTGCACCGGCACCAGCCCGATCAGGTGGCTCATCGCCCGCCGCGTCCAGGCGAGCCTGCCCCTGCTCGAGCGCACCGATCTCGGAGTGGAGCAGATCGCCGCCGCGGTCGGGTTCGAGACCCCGGTGACCTTCCGCCACCACTTCTCCCGCGCGATGCGCACCTCGCCGTCGGCCTACCGCCGCGCCTTCCACCCGCGCGAGTCCGCCCGCCTTCCGGCCGCCGACGCCGGATAG
- a CDS encoding VOC family protein encodes MVSKFTELAIDCADPHGLARFWCAVLDYEVQDEDEAIVTIGSPLVPEGKNRLGPVPPTLTFARVPEGKTVKNRLHIDVNPTDREQDDEVRRLLDLGARHADVGQGDVSWVVLADPEGNEFCVLAGRHP; translated from the coding sequence GTGGTCAGCAAGTTCACCGAGCTTGCGATCGACTGTGCCGATCCCCACGGTCTCGCCCGTTTCTGGTGTGCAGTCCTCGACTACGAGGTGCAGGACGAGGACGAGGCAATCGTGACGATCGGTTCCCCTCTCGTGCCTGAAGGCAAGAACCGGCTCGGCCCGGTGCCACCGACGTTGACCTTCGCGCGCGTGCCCGAGGGCAAGACCGTCAAGAACAGGCTCCACATCGACGTCAACCCGACCGACAGGGAGCAGGACGACGAGGTCCGTCGCCTGCTCGACCTCGGCGCTCGACACGCCGACGTCGGTCAGGGGGATGTGAGCTGGGTCGTACTCGCCGACCCGGAAGGGAACGAGTTCTGCGTCCTCGCAGGCCGCCACCCCTGA
- a CDS encoding uroporphyrinogen decarboxylase family protein yields the protein MSLPLLPTSLVGSYAQPEWLIDRSKLAGRFPPRVRAKELWRIPPEHLAEAQDDATVVAIRLQEEAGLDILTDGEIRRESYSNHFATALEGVDIDNPGTALDRSGHPNPVPRIAGPITRPRPVEVADLRFLRAHTDRTIKMTVPGPFTMSQQAQNDHYPDAEAAAMDYAVAVNAEVKDLFAAGADIVQLDEPYMQARPDAARAYGLKALNAALEGVTGTTAVHICFGYAAIIHERPEGYSFLPELAGCSADQISIETAQSGLDLGVLSDLTDKTIILGVLDLSTPEVESVETVAARARRAFDHIRPEQLVLAPDCGMKYLPRDSAFGKMRALAGAARVLRDEVG from the coding sequence GTGTCGTTGCCGCTGCTGCCGACGTCCCTTGTCGGAAGCTACGCCCAGCCCGAGTGGCTGATCGACCGCTCGAAGCTCGCCGGCCGGTTCCCGCCCCGCGTGCGGGCCAAGGAGCTGTGGCGCATCCCGCCCGAGCACCTCGCCGAGGCGCAGGACGACGCCACGGTCGTCGCGATCCGCCTGCAGGAGGAGGCGGGGCTCGACATCCTCACCGACGGGGAGATCCGCCGCGAGAGCTACAGCAACCACTTCGCCACGGCGCTCGAGGGCGTCGACATCGACAACCCCGGCACCGCGCTCGACCGCAGCGGCCACCCCAACCCCGTGCCCCGGATCGCCGGCCCGATCACGCGCCCCCGGCCGGTGGAGGTGGCCGACCTGCGGTTCCTGCGGGCCCACACCGACCGGACGATCAAGATGACGGTGCCCGGGCCGTTCACGATGTCGCAGCAGGCGCAGAACGACCACTACCCGGACGCCGAGGCCGCGGCGATGGACTACGCAGTGGCCGTGAACGCCGAGGTCAAGGACTTGTTCGCGGCGGGTGCCGACATCGTGCAGCTCGACGAGCCGTACATGCAGGCCCGACCGGACGCCGCGCGCGCCTACGGGCTGAAGGCGCTGAACGCGGCCCTCGAGGGCGTCACCGGGACCACTGCGGTGCACATCTGCTTCGGCTACGCCGCGATCATCCACGAGCGGCCGGAGGGCTACTCGTTCCTCCCGGAGCTCGCCGGGTGCTCCGCCGACCAGATCTCGATCGAGACCGCGCAGTCGGGGCTCGACCTCGGCGTGCTCTCCGACCTCACCGACAAGACGATCATCCTCGGTGTGCTGGACCTGTCCACGCCGGAGGTCGAGAGCGTCGAGACGGTCGCGGCCAGGGCTCGCCGGGCGTTCGACCACATCCGGCCGGAGCAGCTCGTCCTCGCTCCCGACTGCGGCATGAAGTACCTGCCGCGCGACTCCGCGTTCGGGAAGATGCGCGCGCTGGCCGGGGCGGCGCGGGTGCTGCGGGACGAGGTGGGGTGA
- a CDS encoding quinone oxidoreductase family protein — translation MRAAQVVEPGRPPVVADREPPVAAEGHVLVDVLAAPITPLDLLCATGTSYFGMPATPYIPGVQGVGRAGDRVVWFPTSAGMAPGDGSMAERAAVPEADLVPLPAGVDPVEVAALGLSAVAAHMALTWRGELAAGEQVIVLGAGGVVGQAAVQLARAAGARRVIAGARSQAAQARAGKAGADAVVALDTDDVDELARRFTAAADGPVDLVLDPLYGAPAAAAARALRPHGRLVNLGSSASETCPIDSSTLRSRSLRLLGYTNNALTREQRAAAVTVVAEHAVRGALTVAHEVVPLADAGAAWQRQAGGGAAGRIVLTIR, via the coding sequence ATGAGGGCTGCCCAGGTCGTCGAGCCCGGCCGGCCGCCGGTGGTGGCCGACCGGGAGCCGCCCGTGGCCGCCGAGGGTCACGTGCTGGTCGACGTGCTGGCCGCGCCGATCACCCCGCTCGATCTGCTGTGCGCCACCGGCACCTCGTACTTCGGGATGCCGGCCACCCCCTACATCCCGGGCGTGCAGGGCGTGGGACGGGCCGGTGACCGGGTGGTGTGGTTCCCGACGTCGGCCGGGATGGCTCCCGGGGACGGGAGCATGGCCGAGCGGGCCGCCGTGCCCGAGGCGGACCTCGTCCCGCTGCCCGCGGGTGTCGACCCCGTGGAGGTCGCGGCGCTCGGGCTGTCGGCGGTGGCCGCGCACATGGCGCTCACCTGGCGCGGCGAGCTCGCGGCCGGCGAGCAGGTGATCGTCCTCGGAGCCGGTGGAGTGGTCGGGCAGGCCGCCGTGCAGCTCGCGCGCGCCGCCGGTGCGCGCCGGGTGATCGCAGGCGCCCGGTCCCAGGCCGCACAGGCGCGGGCCGGGAAGGCGGGCGCGGATGCCGTCGTCGCCCTGGACACCGACGACGTCGACGAGCTCGCCCGGCGGTTCACCGCGGCGGCGGACGGGCCCGTCGACCTCGTGCTCGACCCGCTGTACGGGGCACCGGCCGCCGCGGCGGCCCGCGCGCTCCGCCCGCACGGGCGCCTGGTGAACCTCGGCAGCTCGGCGTCGGAGACCTGCCCGATCGACTCGTCGACCCTGCGCAGCCGGTCGCTGCGCCTGCTCGGCTACACCAACAACGCCCTCACGCGCGAGCAGCGGGCCGCTGCCGTCACGGTGGTCGCCGAGCACGCCGTCCGGGGCGCGCTCACCGTCGCCCACGAGGTCGTGCCGCTCGCGGACGCGGGCGCGGCCTGGCAGCGGCAGGCCGGCGGCGGGGCCGCAGGCCGGATCGTCCTGACGATCCGGTGA
- a CDS encoding extradiol ring-cleavage dioxygenase: protein MAELVAVIASTHHPFYYRASTSTGEDRPPFADEWVRKVEAFRETLTRARPDVLVMVGSDHFHQLWLDNMPQFLVGKAPVYDANWYNEEREFGLPRMRLQGQEDLSAYILREGLDAGFDLAFSNELRIDHSITCPIITLRPEADLPIVPVYTNIFAPPLPQPKRFVQLGRTIRELVESWPSDQRVAVIGTGHLSLELGGPRQFGPHGPDPQFDQKAVEWISSGDIEGCLSEVTLDSLHAPGNATHGFMDFMLMMGVAGEGRKADYVDTYDLFHTMEAYFTWYPGGAK from the coding sequence GTGGCTGAACTGGTCGCGGTGATCGCGTCCACCCACCACCCCTTCTACTACCGCGCCAGCACCTCGACCGGTGAGGACCGCCCGCCGTTCGCGGACGAGTGGGTGCGCAAGGTGGAGGCGTTCCGGGAGACGCTCACGCGGGCCCGGCCCGACGTGCTCGTGATGGTCGGCTCCGACCACTTCCACCAGCTGTGGTTGGACAACATGCCGCAGTTCCTGGTCGGCAAGGCGCCGGTCTACGACGCCAACTGGTACAACGAGGAGCGCGAGTTCGGGCTGCCCCGGATGCGGCTGCAGGGCCAGGAGGACCTGTCCGCCTACATCCTGCGGGAGGGCCTGGACGCCGGGTTCGACCTGGCGTTCTCGAACGAGCTGCGGATCGACCACTCGATCACGTGCCCGATCATCACGCTGCGGCCGGAGGCGGATCTGCCGATCGTGCCGGTCTACACCAACATCTTCGCGCCGCCGCTGCCGCAGCCGAAGCGGTTCGTGCAGCTGGGGCGCACGATCCGCGAGCTGGTGGAGTCGTGGCCCTCGGACCAGCGGGTGGCGGTGATCGGCACCGGGCACCTGTCGCTGGAGCTGGGCGGGCCCCGCCAGTTCGGCCCGCACGGCCCGGACCCTCAGTTCGACCAGAAGGCCGTGGAGTGGATCTCCTCGGGTGACATCGAGGGCTGCCTGTCCGAGGTGACGCTGGACAGCCTGCACGCCCCCGGCAACGCCACCCACGGGTTCATGGACTTCATGCTGATGATGGGCGTGGCGGGGGAGGGGCGGAAGGCCGACTACGTCGACACCTACGACCTGTTCCACACGATGGAGGCCTACTTCACCTGGTACCCGGGTGGTGCGAAGTGA
- a CDS encoding citryl-CoA lyase — MPEYRTALGASGLEKITLLGKDLADDVMGNVGFGELSFWLATQRRPTKGETRVFEAVLAALADHGYTPTAIVTRLTYLSAPDSVQGALAAGLLGGGSRFLGVTEDTGRFLHDVLAGLEDLPVDDAGWDAVALQTVRDQRAAKKFVPGLGHHVHKNGDPRTPRLMQIAREEGLFGPHLSLFAAIGRVHPEVLGRTLPLNGAGVCGAALADLGLPLELLRGFALLARTAGLIGQLAEELRHPVANDIFLSVDLNNRSVAPDPYEPGGPRG, encoded by the coding sequence ATGCCTGAGTACCGCACCGCCCTCGGGGCCTCGGGCCTGGAGAAGATCACGCTGCTGGGCAAGGACCTGGCCGATGACGTCATGGGCAATGTCGGGTTCGGCGAGCTGTCGTTCTGGCTCGCCACGCAGCGGCGCCCGACGAAGGGTGAGACGCGGGTGTTCGAGGCCGTCCTGGCCGCGCTCGCCGACCACGGCTACACGCCGACCGCGATCGTCACCCGGCTCACCTACCTCTCGGCGCCCGACTCCGTGCAGGGCGCGCTCGCGGCCGGGCTGCTCGGTGGCGGATCGCGGTTCCTCGGCGTCACCGAGGACACCGGGCGGTTCCTGCACGACGTGCTGGCCGGGCTCGAGGATCTCCCCGTCGACGACGCCGGCTGGGACGCGGTCGCGCTGCAGACGGTCCGGGACCAGCGCGCGGCGAAGAAGTTCGTCCCCGGGCTGGGCCACCACGTGCACAAGAACGGTGACCCGCGCACGCCGCGCCTCATGCAGATCGCCCGTGAGGAAGGCCTGTTCGGGCCACACCTCTCGCTGTTCGCCGCGATCGGGCGCGTCCACCCGGAGGTGCTGGGGCGCACGCTCCCGCTGAACGGCGCGGGCGTCTGCGGCGCGGCCCTGGCCGACCTGGGTCTGCCGCTCGAGCTGCTGCGCGGGTTCGCGCTGCTCGCGCGCACGGCGGGGCTCATCGGGCAGCTCGCCGAGGAGCTTCGCCACCCGGTGGCCAACGACATCTTCCTGTCGGTGGACCTGAACAACCGGTCCGTCGCGCCCGATCCGTACGAACCCGGAGGTCCACGTGGCTGA
- a CDS encoding CaiB/BaiF CoA transferase family protein encodes MVETAAGPLAGILVADFSRILAGPYATMLLADMGADVIKVEGPAGDDTRTWIPPERDGVSTYYLGINRGKRSIALDLRDEADAQVARELARRADVLIENFKPGGLARYGLDYETVRGANPGVIYSSITGFGAGKGSHVPGYDLMVQAMSGLMSLTGDPDGPPYRAGISVFDVMAGNHALIGILAALRHRDRSGEGQLVEVNLLSSALTGLVNHSSAYVAGGTVPFRMGNAHPSVFPYEPLPTADDDIIIAAANDRQFRKLCEVLGIPEVADDPRFARNVDRTANREELRPLLLERLARRGAVEWFEALVAVGVPCGPIQTIDGGFAMAERFGLAPVVQAGEGERAMPTTRHPIRFSATPAGYRLPPPELDEHGAELRKWLSTPQDDAHA; translated from the coding sequence ATGGTCGAGACCGCGGCGGGGCCGCTGGCCGGGATCCTGGTCGCGGACTTCTCCCGCATCCTGGCCGGCCCGTACGCCACGATGCTGCTGGCCGACATGGGCGCCGACGTGATCAAGGTCGAGGGTCCGGCGGGTGACGACACGCGCACCTGGATCCCCCCGGAACGCGACGGCGTCTCCACCTACTACCTCGGGATCAACCGGGGGAAGCGCTCGATCGCGCTCGACCTGCGCGACGAGGCCGACGCCCAGGTGGCCCGTGAGCTGGCGCGGCGCGCCGACGTGCTGATCGAGAACTTCAAGCCGGGCGGCCTCGCCCGCTACGGCCTCGACTACGAGACGGTCCGGGGTGCCAACCCGGGCGTGATCTACAGCTCGATCACGGGTTTCGGTGCCGGGAAGGGCAGCCACGTCCCGGGCTACGACCTCATGGTGCAGGCGATGTCGGGGCTGATGAGCCTCACCGGCGACCCGGACGGTCCGCCGTACCGGGCCGGGATCTCGGTGTTCGACGTGATGGCCGGCAACCACGCGCTGATCGGCATCCTCGCCGCGCTGCGCCACCGCGACCGGTCCGGCGAGGGCCAGCTCGTCGAGGTGAACCTGCTGTCCTCGGCGCTCACCGGGCTGGTGAACCACAGCTCGGCGTACGTGGCCGGGGGAACGGTGCCGTTCCGGATGGGCAACGCGCACCCGAGCGTGTTCCCGTACGAGCCGCTGCCGACGGCCGACGACGACATCATCATCGCCGCGGCCAACGACCGGCAGTTCCGCAAGCTGTGCGAGGTGCTCGGCATCCCGGAGGTGGCGGACGACCCGCGGTTCGCCCGCAACGTCGACCGCACCGCCAACCGGGAGGAGCTGCGTCCGCTCCTGTTGGAGCGGCTGGCGCGGCGCGGGGCGGTGGAGTGGTTCGAGGCGCTGGTGGCCGTCGGGGTGCCGTGCGGGCCGATCCAGACGATCGACGGCGGGTTCGCGATGGCCGAGCGGTTCGGGCTCGCCCCGGTCGTCCAGGCGGGCGAGGGGGAGCGGGCCATGCCCACCACCCGGCACCCGATCCGGTTCTCCGCCACCCCGGCCGGCTACCGGCTGCCCCCGCCGGAGCTGGACGAGCACGGCGCGGAGCTGCGCAAATGGCTCTCGACTCCCCAGGATGACGCGCATGCCTGA
- a CDS encoding IclR family transcriptional regulator domain-containing protein codes for MPRAGTGPDFIEALARGLEVITAFRPGRPVMTLAEVATATGLARPTARRILLTLEELGYVRMAERGFSLTPRVLDLGVAYVRSMGLWEVARPHLERLVARTDESCSIAQLDGSDIVYVARVAVPKIVALAVQIGTRFPALPTSLGKVQLAALPPDELERVLAEPTRSGLVPRWQPDRAERDAVLREVRARGWALTDEQLALGIRSIAAPLRDGSGRVIAGVNVNCHAAETSVERLLEHHLPLLLQAAGEISADFARLDTVPHVTVTAS; via the coding sequence ATGCCACGCGCAGGGACCGGTCCCGACTTCATCGAGGCGCTCGCCAGGGGGCTCGAGGTCATCACGGCCTTCCGGCCGGGCCGGCCGGTGATGACGCTCGCCGAGGTCGCCACCGCCACCGGTCTCGCCCGCCCGACAGCGCGGCGGATCCTCCTCACGCTCGAGGAGCTCGGCTACGTGCGCATGGCCGAGCGCGGCTTCTCCCTCACCCCGCGGGTGCTCGACCTCGGCGTGGCCTACGTGCGGTCGATGGGTCTGTGGGAGGTCGCGCGCCCGCACCTGGAGCGGCTCGTCGCCCGCACCGACGAGTCGTGTTCCATCGCCCAGCTCGACGGCTCGGACATCGTCTACGTCGCACGTGTGGCCGTGCCGAAGATCGTCGCGCTCGCGGTGCAGATCGGCACCCGGTTCCCGGCGCTTCCGACGTCGCTGGGGAAGGTGCAGCTCGCCGCGCTCCCCCCTGACGAGCTGGAGCGGGTGCTCGCCGAGCCCACGCGCTCCGGCCTCGTGCCGCGCTGGCAGCCCGACCGCGCCGAGCGCGACGCGGTGCTGCGCGAGGTCAGGGCCCGCGGCTGGGCGCTCACCGACGAGCAGCTCGCTCTGGGTATCCGGTCGATCGCCGCGCCGCTGCGCGACGGCTCGGGCCGGGTGATCGCCGGGGTCAACGTGAACTGCCACGCCGCGGAGACGTCGGTGGAGCGACTCCTGGAACACCACCTCCCGCTGCTGCTGCAGGCCGCGGGGGAGATCAGCGCGGACTTCGCGCGCCTGGACACCGTCCCGCACGTCACCGTCACCGCCTCCTGA